A region from the Bombyx mori chromosome 15, ASM3026992v2 genome encodes:
- the LOC101740196 gene encoding mitochondrial-processing peptidase subunit alpha, producing the protein MSHVTDVKFLVTRLFSLKNSFQAPKWNIRKFSQDGDKLSQIKGSVTPLPPLSEAMLNLPPVKYSLAKSEETITEVTTLSNGLRVASEKKFGQFCTAGVVIDSGPRYEVAYPNGICHFLEKLSFGATHKFATRDVMLRELERHGGICDCQGSRDTTVYATSADSRGLEAVTQVLAEVTLRPILSADEIEAARQAVAFELETLSMRPEQETILMDMIHSAAYKGNTLGLPKICPQENVNKIDKGIILNYLKNHYTPDRMVVAAVGVDHEPFVEFVQKYFVDIKPTWYTDGDESFVPKVDKSISQYTGGIEQEECEIPLYPGSDLPELSHIVIGLESCSHGDPDFVATCVLNMMMGGGGSFSAGGPGKGMYTRLYTNVLNRYHWMFNATAYNHAYGDTGLFCVHAASPPNRIYDTTLVIARELANMAGKVGEIELRRAKTQLQSMLLMNLEARPVVFEDVGRQVLATGKRKPPSFFINEIDKITADDIVRVAQRMLSGRPAVAGRGKLAHLPTFDEIQSNMSLNKRDAPPQGRRLNLFRA; encoded by the exons ATGTCACATGTAACCGATGTGAAATTTCTTGTTACTAGGttattttcattgaaaaatag CTTCCAAGCACCAAAGTGGAACATTAGAAAATTCAGTCAAGATGGAGATAAGTTATCACAGATTAAGGGCAGTGTTACACCATTACCTCCACTCTCAGAAGCTATGCTTAATCTACCTCCGGTCAAATATTCTCTGGCTAAATCTGAAGAGACCATCACTGAAGTCACAACTCTTAGTAATGGCTTAAGAGTTGCTTCAGAGAAAAAATTTGGACAGTTCTGTACTGCTGGTG TTGTTATTGACTCTGGCCCTAGATATGAAGTGGCTTATCCCAATGGAATTTGTCATTTTCTCGAGAAACTAAGCTTTGGg GCAACCCATAAATTTGCAACACGCGATGTAATGCTTCGTGAATTGGAGCGTCACGGTGGTATATGTGATTGCCAAGGCTCACGTGACACAACAGTGTATGCTACTAGTGCAGATTCAAGAGGATTGGAAGCTGTTACTCAG GTTTTAGCAGAAGTAACATTAAGACCAATATTATCAGCTGATGAGATTGAAGCAGCTAGGCAGGCAGTGGCGTTTGAGTTGGAGACTCTCTCAATGAGACCCGAACAAGAAACTATTCTTATGGATATGATTCATTCG GCTGCATATAAAGGGAACACTTTAGGTCTACCAAAGATATGTCCACAAGAAAACGTGAACAAAATTGACAAAGGAATTATATTGAACTATCTAAAGAATCACTACACTCCAGACAGAATGGTTGTAGCTGCTGTTGGg GTGGATCACGAGCCCTTTGTTGAATTCGTACAGAAATATTTTGTTGATATCAAACCTACTTGGTATACAGATGGAGACGAATCGTTCGTTCCAAAAGTTGACAAATCTATTTCGCAATACACCGGTGGAATTGAGCAG GAAGAGTGCGAAATACCTTTGTACCCAGGATCGGATTTACCAGAACTATCACACATTGTAATTGGATTAGAAA GTTGTTCTCATGGTGACCCAGATTTCGTTGCAACATGCGTTTTGAATATGATGATGGGTGGTGGTGGATCGTTCTCGGCTGGTGGACCTGGTAAAGGAATGTACACACGACTCTACACGAATGTCTTGAATAG ATACCACTGGATGTTCAACGCGACAGCCTACAACCACGCCTACGGCGATACAGGCTTGTTTTGTGTACATGCCGCTTCGCCTCCTAATCGCATATATGACACCACGCTCGTGATAGCGCGGGAACTAGCAAACATGGCCGGTAAAGTTGGCGAAATTGAACTCAGA AGAGCCAAAACACAACTTCAGTCGATGTTACTCATGAACTTAGAGGCCCGACCAGTTGTATTTGAAGATGTTGGAAGACAGGTTTTGGCTACAGGAAAAAGGAAACCTCCCTCATTTTTCATCAATGAAATCG ATAAAATCACAGCTGACGACATTGTGAGAGTCGCACAACGAATGCTGAGCGGCAGACCCGCGGTAGCCGGTCGCGGAAAACTTGCACATCTTCCCACATTCGATGAAATACAATCAAATATGTCTCTGAACAAAAGGGATGCTCCACCGCAAGGACGAAGGCTCAATCTTTTCCGCGCCTAA